In the Arachis hypogaea cultivar Tifrunner chromosome 20, arahy.Tifrunner.gnm2.J5K5, whole genome shotgun sequence genome, gctatgaatgcatgaaattttcgaaaaatgcaagatgcacatgcaaatgacaccaaacttatgacatgactcatgactcaaacaagaaacacaagaaatatttttgatttttatgattttttaatttttttggatttttttcgaaaattatttgtaaaagaaaaaataaggattccaaaatttttaacatgaattccaggaatcttgcattcttagtctaaagcttcagtccaggaattagacatggctcatgagccagccaagctttcaatgaaagctccggtccaaaacactagacatggccaatggccagccaagcttcagcatgtaattcagacatgacacgcctgacatactcattcccaaaggaattagacatggcttcacagccagccaggcttcaacatgcttcatgaaacactagaattcattcttaaaaattttgaataaaatttttgaaaacatttttatattattttcgaaaacagatgagaaaatttttgaaatatttttgaagaattttttgaaaataaaataaaaagaaaattacctaatctgagcaacaagatgaaccgtcagttgtccaaactcaaacaatccccggcaacggtgccaaaaacttggtacgcggaatcgtgattacactttaattttgtaaaatttattgctctttctttccctggaaatggcaccaaaaacatgaagccaagaccatggttcacaactccgtataactaaccagcaagtgcactgggtcgtccaagtaataccttacgtgagtaagggtcgaatcccacggagattgttggtatgaagcaagctatggtcaccttgcaaatctcagttaggcagatataaattgataatggtgttttcgaataataattaatagaatagggatagatgtacttatgtaaatcattggtaggaatttcagataagcgaatggagatgcttttcgttcctctaaacctctgctttcctgctatcttcatccagtcagtcttactcctttccatggctggctttatgtgatacatcaccattgtcaacggctactttcggtcatctctcgggaaaatgatccaatgccctgtcacggcacggctaatcgtctggaggcatcacctttgtcaatggtttcatcttatcctctcagtgaaaatgatcaacgcaccctgtcacggcacggctattcatctgtcggttctcgatcatgctggaataggatttactatccttttgtgtctgtcactaacgccctgcaatcacgagtttggagctcgtcacaatcattcattcattgaatcctactcggaataccacagacaaggtttagaccttccgaattctcgtgaatgctgccatcattctagcttacaccacgaagattctgattaagagatctaagagatactcattcagtctaaggtagaacggaagtggttgtcaggcacgcgttcataggggaatgatgatgattgtcacgttcatcacattcagattgaagtacgaatgaatatcttagaagcgaaataagatgaattgaatagaaaacagtagtactttgcattaatctttgaggaacagcagagctccacaccttaatctatggagtgtagaaactctaccgttaaaaatacataagtggaaggtccaggcatggccgagatggccagccccctaaaacgtgatcaatagtctcctaagatgaacaatggattaaaactgagaccaaagatgtctaatacaatagtaaaaggtcctatttataataaactagtcactagggtttacatgagtaagtaattgatgcataaattcacttccggggcccacttggtgtgtgcttgggctgagctttaactttccacgtgcagaggccatttgtggagttgaacgccaagttttgatccatttctggcgttcaactctggttttggatccttttctggcgctggacgccagaattgggcagagagctagcgttgaacgccagtttgcgtcatctattcttggccaaagtatgaactattatatatttctggaaagccctggatgtctactttccaatgcaattgaaagcgcgccatttcaagttctgtagctccaaaatatccactttgagtgcagggaggtcagaatccaacagcatcagcagtccttcttcaacctctgaatctgatttttgctcaagtccctcaatttcagccagaaaatacctgaaatcacagaaaaacacacaaactcagtaaagtccagaaatgtgaatttaacataaaaactaatgaaaacatccctaaaagtaactagatcctactaaaaacatactaaaaacaatgtcaaaaagcgtataaattatccgctcatcatacagCAAAAATGAAAGAATCCGAAGAGGAAGTTGGTCGTTTGCGGGACCAGATTCGGCTGCTGCAAGCTGAGGTTAAGGAGAGTGATGTTGCAAAAGGTCAGCTTACTTCTAAGGTTCATGAACTGGAGGAAAAAGGGATGGATATGTTCTCTTATGGTTTTGAGCGTGCTGTTAGCCAAATCGCTGTACTGGCCCCGAAGTTTGATTGTGATCGTCTTGACGTGACCAAGATAGTAGTTGGTGGGAAATTGGTGGTGGATGGTACCGTGGAGGATCATGATGAAAATATCCCTCCTTCCTGATATCTGATATTTAGGTTGTTTGTTTTGGACATGTGTGTCCTTTTTGTTGTACTTTGATGACTTTGTGTTTTTAGCTAATCGGTTAGCTTTTGACTGTTaattgttcttttttttatttgatgtttTGAACTTAAGCATCTTTTGCTTGAATAGACCGAGGTTGGGTCAATTTGGCGATGTTTGCTGTTTTGACTATAGATATGATACGTAGTTGAATGTTTTTTGCATTCGAAAGTAAAGTAAGATGAAGATAGAAAATAGGAATCAGATTGTTTAATGATATACATGTTAGTCTGATTTCATTATTTGATAATTTAGGCATATGGCCTCATTAAAACCCTCCTTAGGTAAAACCCTTATTTTGGGAAAAAAACCTCTAAGGGAAAAAAAGAGTACCTTCATTCGCTAAATGTATAAGCTAGGATCTGTACAACTTTAAGGAAGAGACGTTCCAGTTTCCAGATATTGAGTTGCCTTGTAGTGTTTGTAGTTGGTAACCCCCCATTCCGAGGACTTTTGCAATCCGGAATGGTCCTtcccaatttgcggcgagcttacCGTGTGATGGAGGTCGCCTAGCTTCCTCTGTTCGTCTGAGGACAAGGTCTCCAACATCGAATGTTCTCGGCACCACCTTTTTGTTGTGCCTTCTTTCAATTATCTGCTTCATGGCTTTTTGCTTGATAGCGACGATATCTCGGTCTTCCTCGGCAAGATCAAGTTCGGCGTTTCTTATGCTTGCATTGTGTTGCTGATCGTATAACTCGGTTCTGAGGGTGGGAACGCCGACCTCTATTGGGATTAGTGCTTCTGATCCGTAGACTAGTTTGAATGGTATTTCACTTGTGGTAGACTGTATTGTCGTATTATAGCTCCATAATATTTCTAGGATCAATTCTGCCCATTCTCCTTTCGCATTATTGAGCTTTTTTCTCATTGCCTGCAGTATTACTCAGTTAGCAGCCtcggcctgcccattggtttgtgggtgttcAACCGAGCTAAAATGATGCtgtatgttaaaattttttaagaatgatgCCAGTTTGTTATCTGTGAATTGTCTACCGTTATCTGATATTATCTCCTTTGGTATTCCAAATCGACATATAATATTTTTCCATATGAAAGATCGTACCTTCTCAGCCGTTATTTGTGCTAGTGGctgtgcttctatccattttgagaAATAATCTATTGAAACCAAAAGGAATTTTACCTGTCCTGGTGCTATTGGAAATGGGCCGAGGATATCGAGCCCCCATCTGTGgaaaggccagcttacctccATGCTGTGCATTACCTCGGTGGGCCTCATTGAGATAGCGGCATGTTTTTTACAGTTGTCGCAGGTTTTTACTTTCGTGATGCAGTCCCTCTTCATGGTCGGCCAGTAATATCCTGTTCGGATAATCTTTGCCGCCAAAGCTCGTCCTCCTATATGGTTTCCACATACACCTTCGTAGATTTCGTTCATGACTTCATTTGCTTCGTTTTTGCCTATGCATTTCACCAATGGATGTGAGAATCCTCGCCTGTATAATTCTCCTGCGATAGTTGTAAAAGGACTTGCCTTTCGTTTGAAATTTTGAGGGTTTAGTCTCAT is a window encoding:
- the LOC140183156 gene encoding uncharacterized protein; the protein is MRKKLNNAKGEWAELILEILWSYNTTIQSTTSEIPFKLVYGSEALIPIEVGVPTLRTELYDQQHNASIRNAELDLAEEDRDIVAIKQKAMKQIIERRHNKKVVPRTFDVGDLVLRRTEEARRPPSHGKLAANWEGPFRIAKVLGMGGYQLQTLQGNSISGNWNVSSLKLYRS